Proteins from one Cryptomeria japonica chromosome 4, Sugi_1.0, whole genome shotgun sequence genomic window:
- the LOC131031994 gene encoding cleavage stimulation factor subunit 77 isoform X1, which yields MVGVMCLPEPKPGNVLAALSPSLASFIQQLPPSNGSAPDMDMLIETFNNDVPCFKLESLSEGNADEARGGYLMKSSHSQSNIEDPTLKLYEGNEAHMINLASSLASFIHKLPIVNGPSPNVDKVIFALLHGDISFRKSGFASTSRRANSLTMNSFQTSHPLKRKQDDDDKEEVVHKKPSMDIFKLRQIRKLKLQAKVANQNQSGTNTSRTTSGTTSHTTSGTTSRTSSTHS from the exons ATGGTGGGTGTCATGTGTCTCCCTGAACCAAAGCCTGGCAATGTTCTTGCTGCTCTATCACCGTCTTTGGCTTCTTTTATACAGCAGCTACCGCCGTCTAATG GAAGTGCACCAGATATGGATATGTTAATTGAGACATTCAATAACGATGTTCCTTGCTTTAAGCTTGAAAGTTTGTCTGAAGGAAATGCTGATGAAGCCCGAG GTGGATATTTAATGAAATCATCACACTCTCAAAGCAATATTGAAGACCCAACATTAAAATTATATGAGGGTAATGAGGCACACATGATTAACTTAGCATCATCTTTGGCATCATTCATTCATAAGTTACCTATTGTCAATG GACCTTCACCAAATGTGGACAAGGTAATTTTTGCATTATTACATGGTGACATTTCATTTCGTAAGAGTGGATTTGCATCAACTTCTAGGAGGGCAAATTCTTTGACAATGAATTCATTCCAAACAAGCCATCCGCTAAAAAGAAAGCAAGACGATG ATGACAAAGAAGAGGTCGTTCATAAAAAACCGTCGATGGATATATTTAAGCTGCGGCAAATAAGGAAGCTTAAGCTTCAAGCCAAGGTAGCCAATCAGAATCAGAGTGGAACTAATACTTCTCGTACTACTTCTGGAACTACTTCTCATACTACTTCTGGGACTACTTCTCGTACTAGTTCTACTCACAGCTAA
- the LOC131031994 gene encoding cleavage stimulation factor subunit 77 isoform X2: protein MVGVMCLPEPKPGNVLAALSPSLASFIQQLPPSNGGYLMKSSHSQSNIEDPTLKLYEGNEAHMINLASSLASFIHKLPIVNGPSPNVDKVIFALLHGDISFRKSGFASTSRRANSLTMNSFQTSHPLKRKQDDDDKEEVVHKKPSMDIFKLRQIRKLKLQAKVANQNQSGTNTSRTTSGTTSHTTSGTTSRTSSTHS from the exons ATGGTGGGTGTCATGTGTCTCCCTGAACCAAAGCCTGGCAATGTTCTTGCTGCTCTATCACCGTCTTTGGCTTCTTTTATACAGCAGCTACCGCCGTCTAATG GTGGATATTTAATGAAATCATCACACTCTCAAAGCAATATTGAAGACCCAACATTAAAATTATATGAGGGTAATGAGGCACACATGATTAACTTAGCATCATCTTTGGCATCATTCATTCATAAGTTACCTATTGTCAATG GACCTTCACCAAATGTGGACAAGGTAATTTTTGCATTATTACATGGTGACATTTCATTTCGTAAGAGTGGATTTGCATCAACTTCTAGGAGGGCAAATTCTTTGACAATGAATTCATTCCAAACAAGCCATCCGCTAAAAAGAAAGCAAGACGATG ATGACAAAGAAGAGGTCGTTCATAAAAAACCGTCGATGGATATATTTAAGCTGCGGCAAATAAGGAAGCTTAAGCTTCAAGCCAAGGTAGCCAATCAGAATCAGAGTGGAACTAATACTTCTCGTACTACTTCTGGAACTACTTCTCATACTACTTCTGGGACTACTTCTCGTACTAGTTCTACTCACAGCTAA